Proteins encoded together in one Rossellomorea sp. y25 window:
- a CDS encoding glycoside hydrolase family 16 protein → MNNRTIKWSGYTWNVKNSSTNKWGPGPNYFSGSTENVWVDSAGRLHLKITKRNNKWYCAEVYNTQTLGYGTYRFFVDGRPDLLDPNITLGLFTYDGTSADAAANNYREIDIEFAKWGNPKGPNSQYVVQPYTKAGNMIQFQTSLSGNYSTHSFLWTPTTIKFLSLHGHYSKLPSPIEWYRIKEWTYRGGDIPNTKNEKVDINLWLFGGRAPLNQKEAEIVITKFQFIPLAN, encoded by the coding sequence TTGAATAATAGAACAATTAAGTGGAGTGGCTATACTTGGAATGTGAAAAATTCTTCAACTAACAAATGGGGTCCCGGACCGAATTATTTTTCAGGTAGTACCGAAAATGTATGGGTAGACAGTGCGGGAAGATTGCATTTGAAAATAACAAAACGAAACAATAAGTGGTACTGTGCTGAAGTATATAACACGCAAACCCTTGGTTATGGAACGTACCGATTTTTTGTGGATGGTCGCCCGGATCTATTGGATCCAAATATAACTTTGGGATTATTCACATATGATGGTACTTCTGCGGATGCTGCTGCGAATAATTATCGGGAAATTGACATTGAATTTGCGAAATGGGGAAATCCAAAAGGACCAAATTCTCAGTACGTGGTTCAGCCCTATACAAAGGCGGGGAATATGATTCAATTTCAAACGTCTCTAAGCGGAAACTATTCAACCCATAGTTTTTTATGGACTCCAACAACCATTAAATTTCTTTCCCTTCATGGACATTATTCAAAACTACCAAGTCCAATAGAATGGTATCGAATCAAGGAATGGACATATAGAGGAGGAGATATTCCTAATACCAAAAACGAAAAAGTAGACATTAACTTATGGTTATTTGGAGGAAGGGCTCCATTGAATCAAAAGGAAGCAGAAATTGTGATAACTAAGTTTCAGTTTATACCACTTGCTAACTAA
- a CDS encoding GNAT family protein produces the protein MEKYPVFETEKLTLRQLTMKDVDFLYELYTSEDVLRYFGMSPIESKEVAVSMVENYEKHLETGGPMRWAIVENTSDKMIGTCGFHAISKAYKRCEIGYDLSPGHWGKGIMGEALSPLLTYLFTDKGMNRVGAVIVPYNKASARVIEKLGFKQEGLLREYILQDDHKYDAYMYSLLKKEWLCEF, from the coding sequence ATGGAAAAATATCCAGTATTCGAAACGGAGAAATTAACACTAAGACAACTCACAATGAAAGATGTAGATTTTCTTTATGAGCTATACACGTCCGAGGACGTTCTCCGCTATTTTGGCATGAGTCCGATTGAATCGAAAGAAGTGGCTGTCAGTATGGTAGAGAACTACGAAAAACACCTTGAAACAGGCGGTCCCATGCGCTGGGCGATTGTGGAGAATACCAGTGACAAAATGATCGGTACATGCGGATTCCACGCCATTTCCAAAGCCTATAAACGCTGTGAAATAGGTTATGACTTGAGCCCCGGCCACTGGGGTAAGGGCATCATGGGAGAGGCACTCTCCCCTTTACTTACCTATCTGTTTACAGATAAAGGAATGAATCGTGTAGGGGCAGTGATCGTCCCATATAATAAAGCTTCTGCAAGAGTGATTGAAAAGCTTGGTTTCAAACAGGAAGGATTACTCAGAGAATATATCCTTCAAGATGACCATAAATATGATGCTTACATGTACAGCTTGTTAAAGAAAGAATGGCTTTGTGAGTTTTAG
- a CDS encoding potassium channel family protein — protein MVQQMFQGFLRWPLVVRIFMIAITLMLSFGTIIHFIEPDTFPSLFDGIWWAIITTSTVGYGDFVPSSFEGRLIGIILILVGAGFLSTYFVTLAAETVMTQNAYLEGRAAFKGKEHVVIVGWNERTREVINQLTSLQSQCDIILVDETLQKNPYSNNRIHFVRGTPFTDAILKKVNLHQASIAIITADQNKDEKTADMNSVLTLLAIKGNHPELYTVVEILQKDQVANAKRAGADEVIQTNMQTSYVMMNSIISQGMSKTILKLLNHLKGNNLKLIPVSDEYIDENFHSLSAHLLKNNIILLGIKKGEITTVNPPLTTLIEENDELLVISN, from the coding sequence ATGGTACAGCAGATGTTTCAGGGGTTTTTGCGCTGGCCTTTAGTTGTTCGGATATTTATGATTGCGATTACGCTGATGCTCTCGTTTGGAACGATTATTCATTTCATCGAGCCCGATACCTTCCCTTCCCTATTCGATGGGATCTGGTGGGCGATTATTACGACTTCCACTGTTGGGTATGGGGATTTTGTTCCCTCATCGTTTGAAGGCAGACTGATTGGCATTATTCTCATCTTAGTAGGTGCCGGTTTTCTTTCTACTTATTTTGTCACCCTTGCAGCAGAAACGGTGATGACACAAAATGCATATTTGGAAGGCAGAGCTGCGTTCAAGGGGAAAGAACATGTTGTAATCGTAGGATGGAATGAACGGACGCGTGAAGTGATTAACCAACTAACATCCCTGCAGTCCCAATGTGATATCATCTTGGTCGATGAAACCCTTCAAAAGAATCCATATAGCAATAACCGTATTCATTTTGTGAGGGGAACCCCTTTTACAGATGCGATTCTAAAAAAAGTAAATCTCCATCAAGCATCGATCGCCATCATTACCGCTGATCAAAATAAAGATGAGAAAACGGCAGACATGAATTCTGTCCTGACTCTTCTCGCCATTAAAGGGAATCACCCTGAATTGTATACGGTCGTTGAAATTCTCCAGAAGGATCAAGTGGCCAATGCCAAACGTGCTGGAGCCGATGAAGTAATTCAAACGAATATGCAAACCAGCTACGTGATGATGAACAGTATCATTTCTCAAGGGATGTCTAAGACGATATTAAAGCTTTTGAACCATCTTAAAGGAAATAATCTGAAGCTGATCCCTGTTTCCGATGAATACATCGATGAAAATTTTCATTCATTGAGTGCACATCTTCTGAAGAACAATATTATCTTATTGGGCATAAAAAAAGGAGAAATCACGACTGTGAATCCTCCTTTGACGACTTTGATTGAAGAAAATGATGAACTGCTTGTGATCTCTAACTAG
- a CDS encoding YugN-like family protein, translating to MIELSSSIEGQHYQLYKLEQLLKPLGYSIGGNWDYDHGYFDYKIDDEVGYQYLRVPFTSVDGQLDSRGATVEFGKPFLLSHKYQRGLDDYASTGTFSGSVNQFSEPQDPDASFPEEYIEVGKELVKELENVLFSS from the coding sequence GTGATTGAGCTTTCATCTAGCATTGAAGGACAGCATTACCAACTGTATAAGCTTGAACAGCTATTAAAACCGCTTGGATATTCGATAGGTGGAAATTGGGATTATGATCACGGCTATTTTGATTATAAAATTGATGACGAAGTTGGCTACCAGTATTTGAGAGTACCGTTTACGTCTGTTGACGGTCAATTGGATTCAAGGGGGGCCACGGTTGAATTCGGTAAACCGTTCCTTCTCTCTCATAAATACCAGCGTGGCTTGGACGATTACGCATCAACCGGAACCTTTTCAGGCTCTGTCAATCAATTTTCTGAACCACAAGATCCCGATGCAAGCTTCCCGGAAGAATATATTGAAGTCGGGAAAGAACTTGTAAAAGAGCTGGAGAACGTTTTGTTCTCTAGTTAG
- a CDS encoding glucose-6-phosphate isomerase — MTHIRFDYSKALSFFGEHELTYLSDAVKVAHHSLHEQTGAGNDFLGWIDLPVDYDKEEFSRIQKSAEKIKNDSDVLLVIGIGGSYLGARAAIEMLNHSFYNALPKEKRSTPQVLFVGQNISSTYMRDLMDLLDGKDFSINVISKSGTTTEPAIAFRIFRKMLEEKYGVEEARKRIYATTDKSKGALKTLASDEGYETFVVPDDIGGRYSVLTAVGLLPIAVSGVEIETMMNGAAQAREDFGKSELTENPAYQYAAVRNALYNKGKTIEMLINYEPGLQYFSEWWKQLFGESEGKDQKGIYPSSANFTTDLHSLGQYVQEGRRDIFETVIKVSEPRHELKIEKADSDLDGLNYLAGETVDFVNNKAFEGTLLAHTDGGVPNLIVEIPAMDAYTFGYLVYFFEKACAMSGYLLGVNPFDQPGVEAYKVNMFALLGKPGFEEKKAELEKRLK, encoded by the coding sequence ATGACACACATTCGTTTTGATTATTCAAAAGCGTTATCGTTTTTTGGAGAACACGAACTTACATACTTAAGTGATGCCGTAAAGGTTGCTCATCATTCTTTACATGAACAAACAGGTGCAGGAAACGACTTCCTTGGATGGATCGACCTCCCTGTAGATTACGACAAAGAAGAATTCTCCCGCATTCAGAAATCAGCAGAGAAAATTAAAAATGATTCTGATGTGCTTCTTGTAATCGGTATTGGTGGATCATACTTGGGAGCCCGTGCAGCGATTGAAATGCTGAACCACAGCTTCTACAATGCCCTGCCGAAAGAAAAGCGTTCAACTCCACAAGTATTATTCGTTGGACAAAACATCAGCTCCACGTATATGAGAGACTTAATGGATCTCCTTGATGGAAAAGATTTCTCCATCAATGTGATTTCGAAGTCCGGTACTACGACTGAACCAGCGATTGCTTTCCGTATCTTCCGTAAAATGCTGGAAGAAAAATACGGGGTGGAAGAGGCTCGCAAACGCATCTATGCGACAACGGATAAATCGAAGGGTGCCCTTAAAACACTGGCATCTGACGAAGGCTATGAAACATTTGTTGTTCCTGATGATATCGGAGGCCGCTATTCTGTTCTGACAGCAGTTGGGCTGCTTCCGATTGCTGTAAGCGGAGTGGAAATCGAGACAATGATGAACGGTGCTGCACAGGCGCGTGAAGATTTCGGCAAATCCGAGCTTACAGAAAACCCTGCTTATCAATATGCAGCGGTCCGCAACGCCCTATATAATAAAGGGAAAACAATTGAAATGCTCATTAACTATGAGCCTGGCTTACAATACTTTTCTGAATGGTGGAAGCAGCTGTTTGGAGAAAGTGAAGGGAAAGACCAAAAAGGAATTTATCCTTCTTCAGCTAACTTCACTACAGATCTGCATTCTCTTGGACAATATGTTCAAGAAGGACGCCGTGACATTTTTGAAACGGTCATCAAGGTTTCAGAGCCTCGGCATGAGCTGAAAATCGAGAAGGCTGACAGTGATCTGGATGGCTTAAACTATTTAGCCGGTGAAACAGTGGATTTTGTAAACAACAAAGCGTTTGAAGGGACATTGCTTGCCCATACAGATGGTGGCGTACCAAATCTGATCGTGGAAATTCCTGCAATGGATGCATACACATTCGGATACCTGGTGTACTTCTTCGAGAAAGCATGTGCGATGAGTGGATACCTGCTGGGTGTAAATCCATTTGACCAGCCGGGCGTGGAAGCATATAAAGTGAATATGTTCGCCCTTCTTGGAAAACCAGGCTTTGAAGAGAAGAAAGCTGAGCTTGAAAAACGTCTTAAATAA
- a CDS encoding iron-containing alcohol dehydrogenase, protein MNDFTFYNPTKLIFGKGQVEQLKELVPQYGKKVLVVYGGGSIKRNGLYDQVMSVLKDIDSEVFELSGVEPNPRLSTVRRGVEISKENNIEFILAVGGGSVIDCTKAIAAGAKYDGDAWDLVTKKAFAKEALPFGTVLTLAATGSEMNAGSVITNWETNEKYGWGSPVTFPQFSILDPENTFTVPKDHTIYGMVDMMSHVFEQYFNNATNTPLQDRMCESVLTTVIETAPKLINDLENYELRETILYSGTIALNGMLQMGYNGDWASHNIEHAVSAVYDIPHAGGLAILFPNWMKHNLKVNPARFAQLAERVFNVDPAGKSEEEVALEGIEKLREFWTSIGAPSRLADYDIDDSQLELMADKAMVNGEFGNFNKLNKDDVLAILRASL, encoded by the coding sequence ATGAATGACTTTACTTTTTACAATCCAACCAAATTGATTTTTGGAAAAGGACAAGTAGAACAACTGAAAGAATTGGTACCTCAATACGGTAAAAAAGTGCTTGTCGTGTATGGTGGCGGAAGCATTAAGCGTAATGGGTTATACGATCAGGTAATGTCTGTATTGAAGGATATTGACAGCGAAGTATTCGAGCTTTCCGGAGTAGAACCGAATCCACGCCTTTCCACAGTCAGAAGAGGTGTAGAGATAAGTAAAGAAAATAATATTGAATTTATATTAGCTGTCGGCGGCGGAAGTGTCATCGACTGTACAAAAGCAATTGCTGCTGGTGCAAAATATGATGGAGATGCATGGGATCTTGTAACCAAGAAAGCTTTTGCGAAAGAAGCTCTTCCATTCGGTACCGTCCTGACTCTTGCAGCGACCGGTTCTGAAATGAATGCAGGATCTGTTATCACGAATTGGGAAACGAATGAGAAATATGGTTGGGGCAGCCCGGTGACGTTCCCGCAATTCTCTATCCTGGATCCGGAAAATACGTTCACAGTTCCGAAAGATCATACAATCTACGGTATGGTGGATATGATGAGTCACGTGTTTGAGCAGTATTTCAATAATGCAACCAACACACCACTTCAAGACCGTATGTGTGAATCCGTTCTGACTACGGTTATCGAAACAGCTCCGAAGTTGATCAATGATCTTGAAAACTATGAGCTTCGTGAGACGATTCTGTACTCTGGAACAATTGCCCTTAATGGAATGCTGCAAATGGGCTACAACGGTGACTGGGCAAGCCATAACATTGAACATGCCGTGTCAGCCGTATACGACATCCCACATGCAGGTGGACTCGCGATTCTATTCCCTAACTGGATGAAGCATAACCTGAAAGTGAATCCTGCACGATTTGCTCAACTGGCAGAACGAGTATTCAATGTCGATCCTGCCGGTAAGTCAGAAGAGGAAGTGGCACTGGAAGGAATCGAAAAGCTTCGTGAATTCTGGACGAGCATCGGTGCCCCGTCCCGCTTGGCAGACTATGATATCGACGACAGTCAACTTGAATTGATGGCAGACAAAGCGATGGTGAACGGCGAATTCGGTAACTTCAATAAACTGAATAAAGACGACGTTCTTGCGATTCTGAGAGCATCACTATAA
- a CDS encoding DUF378 domain-containing protein, whose translation MSAIQRIALVLTIIGAVNWGLIGFFQFDLVAAIFGGQDAALSRIIYGLVGIAGLINLGLLFKPTEELEREPHTEPTR comes from the coding sequence ATGAGTGCAATTCAACGCATTGCTTTGGTTCTTACCATCATTGGTGCTGTGAACTGGGGACTTATAGGCTTCTTTCAATTCGATCTTGTTGCAGCCATCTTTGGTGGTCAAGATGCCGCTCTATCCCGTATCATTTACGGCTTAGTTGGTATTGCTGGTCTAATTAACCTTGGACTATTATTCAAACCAACGGAAGAGCTTGAAAGAGAACCTCATACTGAACCAACAAGATAA
- a CDS encoding aldehyde dehydrogenase: MIIEEASLETVESALQKHKRFFKSGVTRPIQYRKDLLEKFSAVIKNHEAEIIDALKRDLNKSEMETYATEIGILLEEIRFVLKNIDEWAEPKKVKTAKTHIGSKAYTVPEPYGVTLIIAPWNYPIQLALAPVIGAIAAGNTAIIKPSELTPTTSALLAEMINTHFDPRQLFVIEGGVETTQHLLKQPFDYIFFTGSVPVGKVVMEAAAKQLIPVTLELGGKSPCIVDETADIPLAAKRIAFGKVTNAGQTCIAPDYLFVHKSKLDEFITEFKTTVIEFYGTEPLKSEKFGRIVNERHFNRLTSYLEDGEILLGGNVDAGSLKIEPTLMKPRDFTVPVMQDEIFGPIFPVIEYEELDEVIEFVTERPKPLALYLFTSNPVTEERINGSISYGGGCVNDTLMHIVTPYLPFGGVGESGIGNYHGESSFSTFSHYKSILKQTTKFDLSFRYPSGRFGMQIIKKLLK; the protein is encoded by the coding sequence ATGATTATCGAGGAAGCTTCTCTTGAAACGGTTGAATCAGCACTTCAAAAGCATAAGCGATTTTTCAAGTCAGGGGTTACCCGGCCAATTCAATATAGAAAAGACTTGTTAGAGAAATTCTCAGCAGTCATAAAAAATCATGAAGCAGAAATCATCGATGCATTGAAAAGAGATTTAAATAAATCAGAGATGGAAACGTATGCGACAGAAATCGGCATCCTGCTTGAAGAAATTCGATTTGTTCTGAAGAATATCGACGAATGGGCAGAACCTAAAAAGGTCAAAACGGCGAAAACACATATTGGCTCTAAAGCCTATACCGTGCCGGAGCCTTACGGGGTTACCCTGATCATCGCACCATGGAATTACCCAATCCAGCTTGCACTAGCCCCTGTCATTGGAGCGATTGCAGCGGGGAATACAGCCATTATTAAACCGTCAGAATTAACTCCTACTACATCGGCATTATTAGCGGAAATGATCAATACTCATTTTGACCCAAGACAGCTTTTCGTGATTGAAGGTGGAGTGGAAACGACGCAGCATCTTCTAAAACAGCCATTTGATTATATTTTCTTTACGGGAAGCGTTCCCGTTGGAAAAGTGGTGATGGAAGCAGCGGCAAAACAGTTGATACCTGTCACTCTTGAATTGGGTGGGAAAAGCCCGTGTATCGTGGATGAAACGGCGGATATCCCTCTGGCTGCGAAGCGCATCGCCTTCGGTAAAGTGACAAATGCCGGGCAAACGTGTATTGCACCTGATTACTTATTTGTTCATAAAAGCAAGCTAGATGAATTTATCACTGAATTTAAGACAACGGTTATTGAGTTTTATGGAACAGAACCATTAAAGAGTGAAAAATTTGGTCGGATTGTCAATGAGCGTCATTTCAATCGTTTAACAAGCTACCTGGAAGATGGAGAAATCCTCTTAGGGGGAAATGTAGATGCTGGGAGCTTAAAAATTGAACCCACTTTAATGAAGCCGAGAGATTTTACTGTACCGGTGATGCAGGATGAAATATTCGGCCCTATTTTCCCAGTCATAGAATATGAGGAGCTTGATGAAGTCATTGAATTTGTGACAGAGCGACCGAAACCCCTGGCTCTATATTTGTTCACGAGCAATCCAGTCACCGAAGAGCGAATTAACGGATCAATTTCCTACGGCGGCGGTTGTGTGAATGATACACTCATGCACATCGTTACACCATATCTTCCTTTCGGAGGAGTAGGTGAGAGTGGGATTGGGAATTATCACGGGGAATCAAGCTTCTCAACTTTCTCACATTATAAAAGCATCTTAAAGCAGACGACGAAGTTCGACTTAAGCTTCCGTTATCCAAGTGGAAGATTTGGCATGCAGATCATTAAGAAGTTACTGAAATAA
- a CDS encoding Glu/Leu/Phe/Val dehydrogenase yields MGENLNLFTSTQHVINDALSKLGYTEEMYELLKEPIRMLTVRIPVRMDDGSIKVFTGYRAQHNDAVGPTKGGVRFHPEVDEEEVKALSMWMSLKCGIVDLPYGGGKGGIICDPRTMSFTELEKLSRGYVRAISQIVGPTKDIPAPDVYTNSQIMAWMMDEYSRLRENDSPGFITGKPIVLGGSQGREKATAQGVTICIDQAAKKRGIDIKGARVVIQGFGNAGSFLAKFMHDAGAKVIAISDAHGALHDPAGLDIDYLLDRRDSFGTVTTLFENTISNKELLELECDILVPAAISNQITEENVYDIKASIVVEAANGPTTFEATRILSERGILLVPDVLASAGGVTVSYFEWVQNNQGYYWTEEEVNEKLHAKLVEAFNNVYETSQNRRVNMRLAAYMVGARKMAEASRFRGWV; encoded by the coding sequence ATGGGAGAAAACCTTAATCTGTTTACTTCTACACAGCATGTCATCAATGATGCTTTATCTAAGCTAGGATATACGGAAGAAATGTATGAACTTCTGAAAGAGCCGATTCGTATGTTGACCGTTCGAATCCCGGTTCGAATGGACGATGGCAGTATCAAGGTATTCACTGGCTACCGTGCACAACATAACGATGCAGTCGGACCTACCAAGGGCGGGGTACGATTCCATCCTGAAGTAGATGAAGAGGAAGTAAAGGCCTTATCCATGTGGATGAGCTTGAAATGCGGAATTGTTGATTTACCATACGGTGGAGGAAAAGGCGGGATCATCTGTGATCCAAGAACGATGTCTTTCACTGAACTTGAAAAGCTAAGCCGCGGTTATGTTCGTGCCATCAGTCAGATTGTGGGTCCTACAAAGGATATTCCAGCACCTGATGTGTACACAAACTCACAAATCATGGCTTGGATGATGGATGAATACAGCCGTCTTCGTGAAAATGACTCACCAGGATTCATTACAGGAAAACCGATTGTTCTTGGTGGTTCCCAAGGTCGTGAAAAGGCAACGGCTCAAGGTGTTACAATCTGTATTGACCAAGCTGCAAAGAAACGTGGCATCGACATCAAAGGTGCACGCGTCGTGATCCAAGGTTTTGGAAACGCAGGAAGTTTCTTGGCGAAGTTCATGCACGATGCGGGTGCGAAGGTCATCGCCATTTCAGATGCCCATGGTGCCCTTCATGACCCGGCAGGTTTGGATATTGATTATCTATTAGATCGTCGCGATAGCTTCGGTACAGTAACGACTCTATTTGAAAACACGATTTCAAATAAAGAATTATTGGAGCTTGAGTGTGACATCCTTGTTCCAGCAGCGATTTCAAACCAAATCACTGAAGAGAATGTCTATGATATTAAAGCATCCATTGTGGTAGAAGCTGCAAACGGTCCGACTACCTTTGAAGCAACTCGAATTCTTTCTGAAAGAGGAATCCTGCTTGTACCGGACGTACTTGCAAGTGCGGGTGGAGTTACGGTTTCATACTTCGAATGGGTTCAGAACAACCAAGGGTATTATTGGACGGAAGAAGAAGTAAACGAGAAGCTTCATGCTAAACTTGTCGAAGCTTTCAACAATGTATACGAAACATCTCAGAATCGTCGAGTGAATATGCGACTCGCCGCATACATGGTCGGCGCACGCAAAATGGCTGAAGCCTCCAGATTCAGAGGTTGGGTGTAA
- a CDS encoding ornithine--oxo-acid transaminase, with amino-acid sequence MAVSTHSIIEQTEKYGAKNYHPLPIVISEAEGVWVKDPEGNKYMDMLSAYSAVNQGHRHPKIIQALKDQADRVTLTSRAFHNDQLAPWYEKICKMTGKDMALPMNTGAEAVETAIKTARRWAYDVKGVAENSAEIIACNGNFHGRTMTAVSLSSEEEYKRGFGPMLPGINLIPYGDLEALKSAITPNTAAFLIEPIQGEAGIVFPPKGFMKAAYELCKENNVLFIADEIQAGLARSGKMFACEWEDVDPDMYILGKALGGGVFPISCVVANEEVLGVFNPGSHGSTFGGNPMACAVSVASLDVLIDENLAERSLQMGEYFMSKLREIDNPMIKEVRGSGLFIGVELNEPARKYCEQLKEEGLLCKETHDTVIRFAPPLVISQEDLDWAIERIKKVLS; translated from the coding sequence ATGGCAGTAAGTACTCATTCGATTATCGAACAAACGGAAAAGTATGGTGCGAAAAATTATCATCCCCTACCAATCGTTATTTCAGAAGCAGAGGGTGTATGGGTTAAGGATCCTGAAGGGAATAAGTATATGGATATGCTTAGCGCCTATTCAGCTGTAAATCAGGGACATCGTCATCCAAAGATCATACAGGCATTAAAAGATCAAGCAGATCGTGTGACATTGACTTCACGTGCTTTCCACAACGATCAATTGGCTCCTTGGTACGAGAAGATTTGTAAGATGACCGGTAAAGACATGGCTCTTCCAATGAACACTGGTGCTGAAGCAGTGGAAACAGCGATCAAGACAGCTCGCCGCTGGGCATATGATGTGAAGGGTGTAGCCGAAAACAGTGCGGAAATCATCGCATGTAACGGGAACTTCCACGGAAGAACGATGACAGCTGTTTCCCTCTCTTCAGAAGAAGAATACAAGCGTGGCTTCGGTCCGATGCTTCCGGGAATCAACTTGATTCCTTACGGTGACTTGGAAGCATTGAAATCCGCCATTACACCAAATACAGCAGCTTTCCTAATCGAACCTATCCAAGGAGAAGCAGGGATTGTATTCCCTCCTAAAGGCTTCATGAAAGCAGCATATGAATTATGTAAAGAAAACAACGTCCTATTCATTGCAGATGAAATTCAGGCAGGTCTAGCACGCTCTGGTAAAATGTTTGCGTGTGAGTGGGAAGATGTTGACCCTGATATGTACATCCTTGGAAAAGCACTTGGTGGAGGGGTATTCCCGATTTCTTGTGTTGTTGCCAATGAAGAAGTGTTAGGTGTATTCAACCCAGGCTCCCATGGTTCTACTTTTGGAGGAAATCCAATGGCATGTGCGGTTTCTGTAGCATCCCTGGATGTACTGATCGATGAGAATCTGGCAGAGCGTTCTCTTCAAATGGGAGAATACTTTATGAGTAAACTTCGTGAGATAGATAATCCTATGATTAAGGAAGTTCGTGGTAGTGGTTTATTTATTGGAGTGGAACTTAACGAACCAGCCCGTAAATACTGTGAACAGCTGAAAGAAGAAGGACTGCTTTGTAAAGAGACACATGATACAGTCATTCGTTTTGCTCCACCACTTGTCATCTCACAAGAAGACCTGGATTGGGCAATCGAAAGAATCAAAAAAGTATTATCTTAA
- a CDS encoding sigma 54-interacting transcriptional regulator → MLESEKRLYMYEKVAEHLESGIHVIDSTGRTIIYNRKMREIEGMEIEDVLDKNLLDVFQFHSEEESTLLKVLNTKEPTLNVKQTYFNMNGIEITTMNDTFPIFHDEVLIGAIEIARDITKLEKVMRDHINKRPSSLFTFDSIIGKHHRLQDAVETGKRATRTSSPVLICGEIGTGKELFAQSIHNDSARANRPFITQNCSSLHDDKLEEILFHEERKDSNPEEHRPSLFQQAQGGTLLLDEINSLPLSLQEKLLNFFSQGTDLPYDVRVMATVNEDPIDAIAEGRLLKDLYYRLSIVSIFIPSLRSRKEDLPEIVNYFIDQFNHHFAMGIKGISDEVSEIFHQYDWPGNVRELEHVIEGAFSLVGFEEEIGFNHLPFGFRQRIHHTSTGENSQDESEFLYQSGTEIKPLEIFMEEAETYYIQKALKYHDFNITKTAKSLGMSRQNLQYRIRKYRIERNAF, encoded by the coding sequence ATGCTGGAATCAGAAAAACGTTTGTATATGTACGAAAAAGTCGCTGAACATCTCGAATCAGGCATACATGTCATCGATTCTACCGGAAGAACCATCATCTACAATCGAAAAATGCGCGAAATCGAAGGGATGGAAATTGAAGACGTCCTGGATAAAAATTTGCTGGATGTTTTCCAATTTCACTCTGAAGAAGAAAGTACCCTTCTTAAAGTTCTGAACACAAAGGAACCAACCCTTAATGTGAAACAAACTTATTTTAATATGAACGGAATCGAAATCACGACGATGAACGACACCTTTCCGATCTTTCACGATGAAGTGCTAATTGGGGCGATTGAAATTGCCAGAGACATCACGAAACTCGAAAAGGTGATGAGAGATCATATAAATAAGCGTCCGAGCAGTTTATTTACCTTTGACAGCATCATCGGTAAACATCACCGACTGCAGGACGCCGTCGAAACCGGAAAGCGGGCGACAAGGACGTCTTCCCCTGTGTTGATATGTGGTGAAATCGGTACCGGAAAGGAGCTTTTTGCACAAAGCATCCACAACGACAGCGCCCGTGCCAATCGCCCTTTCATCACCCAGAATTGCTCGTCACTACATGATGATAAGCTAGAAGAAATCCTGTTTCACGAGGAGCGAAAGGACAGCAATCCGGAAGAACACCGCCCCTCCCTCTTCCAACAAGCACAGGGAGGCACACTGCTACTGGACGAAATTAACTCATTACCCCTTTCCCTTCAAGAGAAGCTGCTAAACTTCTTTTCCCAAGGGACGGACCTTCCATATGATGTGCGGGTGATGGCGACTGTGAACGAGGATCCCATCGACGCAATTGCAGAAGGGCGGTTATTAAAGGACCTCTATTACAGGCTGAGCATTGTTTCAATCTTTATCCCCTCTCTCCGCTCGAGAAAAGAAGATTTACCGGAGATTGTGAACTATTTCATTGACCAGTTCAACCACCATTTCGCTATGGGTATTAAAGGGATTTCGGATGAAGTGAGTGAAATTTTCCACCAGTATGACTGGCCAGGCAATGTGAGGGAGCTTGAGCATGTCATTGAAGGAGCATTTAGCTTGGTGGGGTTTGAAGAAGAGATTGGCTTCAATCATCTTCCATTCGGATTCAGGCAGAGGATTCATCATACTTCGACAGGAGAAAATAGTCAGGATGAATCGGAGTTTCTTTACCAATCTGGAACCGAAATCAAGCCGTTGGAAATTTTCATGGAAGAAGCTGAAACCTATTATATTCAAAAAGCGTTGAAATACCATGACTTTAATATCACTAAAACAGCGAAATCCCTTGGTATGAGCAGGCAGAATCTGCAGTATCGGATACGGAAGTATAGGATTGAGCGGAATGCGTTTTAA